One Sphingobacteruim zhuxiongii DNA window includes the following coding sequences:
- a CDS encoding RagB/SusD family nutrient uptake outer membrane protein: protein MKKIFLFLIGGTLFVSCSKKLDVAPPNNITDEQIQQLLKSGDEETINTVLGGMANNMPRMLNFQGINLVGGADLRYYDVQGLDIMRNIEGNDIVFGSTNLNIFGADEYRFIDFISEGTDKNSPYWYYAWNAITTANKMLNYLDDETVGTNAKLKEFKARGLILRAYAYNYLMENYQQAYLQGGKDKLGMPLYDTYLPIQESKARYTADETYAFIKADLNKAIQYFKDAGIGYTSAQNDFDLGVANFILARVSLWTGDWTSVITLTNDILAKYPNLIPQSAYGATNDGTNAAPIMRPEKNGFLNNAINPEVIFGFPLGDALTTHNRLMNPFAESYGGLSEGFQRIDDRLYNKIASDDFRKEAFMATQWGDYTYPTNGDKRVIPAFTNLKFAATHGLGSDDKKNVGRNTAYYFRSAEALLMKAEAQAQSGDAAGAKATLNKLLAARTKAGATPLTVDTYPTMAGLTPLQMVQLQTRIELWGEGGREFYNNKRWNIAVDRASSKNHVDKSTYPVSKMTLQIPLDEMMYNDRMVQN, encoded by the coding sequence ATGAAAAAGATATTTTTATTCTTAATCGGTGGAACGTTATTCGTTTCATGTAGTAAGAAATTAGACGTAGCCCCTCCGAATAACATTACGGATGAACAAATCCAACAGTTATTAAAAAGCGGTGATGAGGAAACCATTAATACTGTGTTAGGTGGTATGGCGAACAATATGCCCCGAATGCTCAATTTTCAGGGTATTAATTTAGTTGGTGGTGCAGATCTTCGCTATTATGACGTACAAGGACTTGATATTATGCGTAATATCGAGGGAAATGATATCGTATTTGGAAGTACCAATTTGAATATTTTTGGTGCAGATGAGTATCGCTTTATAGATTTCATCTCTGAAGGAACCGACAAAAACTCCCCTTACTGGTACTACGCATGGAACGCCATCACAACGGCCAACAAGATGCTGAACTATTTGGATGATGAAACAGTTGGCACCAACGCGAAATTGAAGGAATTTAAGGCTCGTGGATTAATCTTGCGTGCTTATGCCTACAATTACTTGATGGAAAATTATCAGCAAGCCTATTTACAAGGTGGCAAAGATAAGTTAGGAATGCCTCTTTATGATACTTACTTGCCTATTCAAGAAAGTAAAGCTCGTTACACGGCAGATGAAACTTATGCCTTTATCAAAGCGGATTTAAATAAGGCAATCCAATACTTTAAAGATGCAGGAATCGGATATACTAGTGCGCAGAATGACTTTGACCTAGGTGTAGCAAACTTCATCCTTGCTCGCGTATCCTTATGGACTGGCGATTGGACGTCTGTGATCACATTGACAAATGATATCTTAGCTAAATATCCAAATCTAATTCCGCAGTCTGCATATGGTGCTACCAATGATGGTACAAATGCTGCTCCAATTATGCGACCAGAGAAAAATGGATTCTTGAACAATGCTATCAACCCAGAAGTAATCTTCGGATTCCCACTTGGCGATGCATTAACAACGCACAATAGATTGATGAATCCTTTTGCAGAAAGCTATGGTGGCTTGAGTGAGGGTTTCCAACGTATTGACGATAGGTTATATAATAAAATCGCGTCGGATGATTTCCGTAAAGAGGCCTTTATGGCAACTCAGTGGGGTGATTATACCTATCCGACGAACGGTGACAAACGCGTTATTCCAGCCTTTACAAACTTGAAGTTTGCCGCAACGCATGGCTTAGGAAGTGATGATAAAAAGAACGTGGGTAGAAATACCGCTTATTATTTCCGTTCAGCTGAAGCATTGCTAATGAAAGCAGAAGCGCAAGCACAAAGCGGAGACGCGGCTGGTGCTAAAGCGACACTTAACAAGCTTTTAGCAGCTAGAACAAAAGCTGGTGCTACGCCATTAACAGTAGATACATATCCGACTATGGCTGGCTTAACTCCACTTCAAATGGTTCAATTGCAAACGAGAATTGAACTTTGGGGAGAAGGAGGACGTGAGTTCTATAACAATAAACGTTGGAATATTGCGGTAGATCGTGCAAGTTCTAAGAACCATGTCGATAAATCTACTTATCCAGTATCTAAAATGACATTACAGATACCACTGGATGAGATGATGTACAACGATCGAATGGTACAAAATTAA
- a CDS encoding glycoside hydrolase family 28 protein, protein MKKLLCLLVCFCSLQVFAKDYAVKDFGIQGDGNTLNTKSIQAAIDYVNANGGGRLVFSPGDYVTGTIYIKSNVTLHLERGATILASLNPFDFDKDPYINWKSLIYAIKQENIGITGQGTINGRGFDNAMNTLNLVHRGLIEDELKYDRVREWNRPENVYFRECKNVKIIGITLKDPASWNQTYDQCTNLLVDSITVDSKSYWNNDGIDIVDCKDVIIRNSHFDAADDAICFKSHDANAICENVLVENCTARSSASGLKFGTVSRGGFRNFVIKNLTVYDTYRSAITFAAVDGGVVDNILVDGVRSINTGNVFFLRIGNRWSKGKEPVMKNIIIRNVYAEVPMDKPDKGYSYEGPIEDLPRNISPASIVGLPNYKIENVTLENIEIVYPGAGNPYYAKRGLTAEELDGIPEMEAAYPEFSQFKELPAWGFYIRHANNVTFKNVKFKALASDYRPAIVTDDLNVGKFENVQFDEVDAGKKEQIFLHKSNKVDIVK, encoded by the coding sequence ATGAAGAAATTATTATGCTTACTCGTTTGTTTTTGCAGCCTTCAGGTATTTGCAAAGGACTATGCGGTCAAAGATTTTGGAATACAAGGGGATGGAAATACACTCAATACCAAAAGTATTCAAGCGGCAATTGATTATGTGAATGCAAACGGCGGCGGTCGCTTGGTCTTCAGTCCAGGAGATTATGTCACCGGAACGATTTACATTAAATCAAACGTAACGCTACATCTAGAAAGAGGTGCGACAATTTTAGCGTCTTTAAATCCTTTTGACTTCGATAAAGATCCATATATCAACTGGAAATCACTAATCTATGCGATAAAGCAGGAGAATATAGGTATTACAGGCCAGGGGACGATTAATGGACGAGGTTTTGATAACGCTATGAATACTTTAAATCTTGTTCACCGCGGTCTAATCGAAGATGAATTGAAATACGATCGTGTTCGCGAGTGGAACAGACCAGAAAATGTTTATTTCCGCGAATGTAAAAACGTGAAGATTATCGGAATTACGTTAAAAGATCCAGCGAGCTGGAATCAAACCTATGATCAGTGTACAAACTTATTGGTTGATAGCATTACTGTAGATAGCAAATCTTACTGGAATAATGATGGAATCGATATCGTTGATTGCAAAGATGTTATTATCCGAAACTCACATTTCGACGCAGCTGATGACGCGATATGTTTTAAATCTCACGATGCAAATGCTATTTGTGAGAATGTATTAGTGGAGAACTGTACAGCTCGTTCTAGTGCATCAGGATTGAAGTTTGGTACAGTTTCACGTGGAGGCTTCCGCAACTTCGTTATTAAAAATCTAACCGTTTATGACACTTATCGTTCAGCGATTACATTTGCTGCAGTCGATGGAGGTGTTGTTGATAATATTCTTGTTGACGGCGTAAGATCAATCAATACAGGAAATGTATTCTTTTTAAGAATTGGTAACCGTTGGAGCAAAGGGAAAGAGCCCGTGATGAAAAATATCATCATTAGAAATGTATATGCTGAAGTACCGATGGATAAACCGGATAAAGGCTATAGTTACGAAGGTCCAATCGAGGATTTACCAAGAAATATTTCTCCAGCAAGTATCGTAGGATTACCAAATTACAAAATCGAAAATGTGACTTTGGAAAATATAGAGATTGTATATCCAGGAGCAGGAAATCCATACTATGCAAAGAGAGGATTAACAGCAGAAGAACTTGATGGAATTCCTGAGATGGAAGCTGCTTACCCAGAATTCTCCCAGTTTAAAGAGTTACCGGCTTGGGGATTCTATATTCGTCATGCAAACAACGTTACCTTCAAAAATGTAAAATTTAAGGCGCTGGCTAGTGATTATCGACCTGCAATTGTAACAGATGATTTAAACGTTGGCAAATTTGAAAACGTACAGTTTGATGAGGTAGATGCAGGAAAGAAAGAACAGATATTCTTGCATAAAAGCAACAAGGTAGACATCGTAAAATAA
- a CDS encoding glycosyl hydrolase family 28 protein — protein MKRILYIILFLSITIGQAKAVDYNASAFGCVSDGQTNNTRSIQAAIDLISSKGGGTLNFYVGRYLTGGLELKSNVTINLHEGAILVANPTYYDFIEKNGKRYFIYADQQSNVKIIGKGVVLGQSAAVKAKIEGQLSKGLINYTIETARPTLIGLNNCQNVEIDGVMLEDAAGDIAHLDNCSNVSFKNQIIRSKGYANSRGIVLNGSKEVSLANLYVDTTGKALVKDKTSQTKEVIKSVTPDGKTI, from the coding sequence ATGAAAAGAATCCTATATATCATACTATTCCTTTCGATTACTATCGGACAGGCAAAAGCAGTAGACTATAATGCTTCCGCTTTCGGATGTGTTTCAGACGGACAAACAAATAACACCCGCTCAATCCAAGCTGCAATAGACTTAATCTCTTCAAAAGGGGGAGGTACATTAAATTTCTATGTCGGCCGATATTTGACAGGCGGTTTAGAGCTAAAATCTAACGTAACAATCAATTTGCATGAAGGTGCAATTTTAGTCGCAAACCCGACTTATTATGATTTTATCGAAAAGAATGGAAAGCGATACTTTATCTATGCTGATCAGCAATCCAATGTCAAGATTATTGGAAAAGGAGTCGTACTTGGACAATCTGCTGCGGTAAAAGCAAAGATTGAAGGTCAATTGAGTAAAGGATTAATAAACTACACAATCGAAACTGCGCGCCCAACATTAATCGGTCTTAACAATTGCCAGAATGTCGAAATTGACGGCGTTATGTTGGAAGATGCTGCAGGCGATATTGCACATCTCGATAATTGTTCGAATGTAAGCTTCAAAAACCAAATTATTCGTAGTAAAGGTTATGCTAACTCTCGTGGGATCGTATTGAACGGTTCAAAGGAAGTTTCATTGGCGAATTTATACGTGGATACCACAGGAAAAGCATTGGTAAAGGATAAAACCAGTCAAACCAAAGAAGTTATTAAGAGTGTTACACCGGACGGTAAGACCATCTAA
- a CDS encoding apurinic/apyrimidinic endonuclease family protein, which produces MVELEFFYPRWGAEHIAWPDFLDVVESEGYRGIEWYPYGEKNKNNYQEMLQSLSDRQLDYTIVYAVFGEIKDFAHYLELLESQLTELASLGNFGLAPRFISAQVGREFYSTEQILACLEICANVEQKTGIAIYQETHRNKWTYGIHRIPKIRELFPSLKLTLDVSHWYCVSESFLEDQQDLLSSLLVDVRHVHTRVGHTQGSQISDVTNPLFENIVKTHLAVWQQYINTQIQLGRTKLTFTTEFGPAPYLISSGDRDLDYQEQWRQNLWIKKYLLDHLKTI; this is translated from the coding sequence ATGGTAGAACTAGAATTCTTTTATCCGCGCTGGGGTGCTGAGCATATTGCTTGGCCAGATTTTTTGGATGTAGTGGAGAGCGAAGGATATCGGGGAATTGAATGGTATCCCTATGGGGAGAAAAATAAAAATAATTACCAGGAAATGCTGCAAAGTCTTTCCGATCGCCAATTGGATTATACCATTGTGTATGCCGTATTTGGTGAAATAAAAGACTTTGCACATTATTTGGAATTGCTAGAATCGCAATTAACAGAATTAGCTAGTTTAGGTAATTTTGGATTAGCACCACGTTTTATTTCTGCACAAGTAGGACGAGAGTTCTATTCGACAGAGCAAATATTAGCCTGTTTAGAAATATGTGCTAATGTTGAACAGAAAACCGGAATCGCCATTTATCAAGAGACACATCGCAATAAATGGACCTATGGAATTCATAGAATTCCGAAAATCAGGGAACTATTTCCATCGTTAAAATTAACTTTGGATGTTTCTCACTGGTATTGTGTATCGGAGAGTTTTCTAGAAGATCAACAAGACTTGTTATCAAGTTTACTTGTTGATGTTCGACATGTGCACACCCGCGTAGGGCATACACAAGGATCGCAAATATCAGACGTAACAAACCCTTTGTTTGAAAATATAGTAAAGACCCATTTAGCGGTCTGGCAACAATATATAAATACACAAATCCAATTAGGAAGAACCAAATTAACCTTTACCACAGAATTCGGACCAGCGCCTTATCTGATTAGCTCAGGAGATCGAGACCTTGACTATCAGGAACAATGGAGACAAAACCTGTGGATTAAAAAATACCTATTGGATCATTTGAAGACTATTTAA
- a CDS encoding phytanoyl-CoA dioxygenase family protein, with protein MKYQVSPEQIAFYRENGYLVIEDFLNPEELEHWRTVVFNAVEQRAGQKMPGKKTQVGEDDGINKDADYFGKVFDQLLNLWQTDEGVKELMLDPRIGELVSNLAQADGVRIWHDQALFKRPFANPTAWHLDTPFWSFSDREALSIWIALDDATLENGCLYFVPGSFKVTNFTNIGIGKNMNGIFEVYPELAQINPVAAPLKAGSCSFHNGLTIHGAGPNMTNGYRRAMTCAYMPDGNVFNGQANILPPDYLSTLKEGDVLNDDQQNPLIYHKSW; from the coding sequence ATGAAGTATCAAGTTAGCCCAGAGCAAATTGCATTCTATCGTGAGAACGGTTATTTAGTTATTGAAGATTTCTTAAATCCCGAAGAGCTAGAGCACTGGCGTACGGTTGTTTTCAATGCTGTAGAGCAGCGTGCAGGTCAAAAAATGCCAGGAAAGAAAACACAAGTTGGTGAAGATGATGGGATCAACAAAGACGCAGATTACTTTGGAAAAGTATTCGATCAATTGTTAAATCTTTGGCAAACTGATGAGGGAGTCAAAGAATTGATGTTGGATCCAAGGATAGGCGAATTAGTAAGCAATTTGGCACAAGCTGATGGTGTTCGTATATGGCATGATCAAGCGTTATTCAAGCGCCCATTTGCTAATCCTACAGCTTGGCATTTAGATACCCCTTTCTGGTCTTTTTCAGATAGAGAAGCATTGTCAATCTGGATCGCTCTAGATGACGCGACTTTAGAGAATGGATGTTTGTACTTCGTTCCAGGATCTTTCAAAGTGACCAATTTCACGAATATCGGTATCGGTAAGAATATGAATGGCATCTTCGAGGTATATCCAGAGTTAGCACAAATTAATCCAGTAGCAGCACCATTAAAGGCAGGAAGCTGTTCATTCCATAATGGATTAACCATTCATGGAGCGGGACCAAATATGACTAATGGTTATCGTAGAGCAATGACTTGTGCGTACATGCCTGATGGCAATGTATTTAATGGTCAAGCGAATATTCTTCCTCCAGACTATTTGTCAACCTTAAAAGAGGGAGACGTATTAAATGATGATCAACAAAATCCATTAATCTATCATAAATCATGGTAG
- a CDS encoding glycosyl hydrolase, with amino-acid sequence MMNRRSFIRNTSMLGAGLALANLEQSFANSANLAKEDWYSLFKNPSMHYRPFVRWWWNGDKVEKGELSRQLRLLKDAGIGGVEINPISFPKRADDMGIPSVKWLSNEWMDLVKHAADDAKSLDMTSDLIVGSGWPFGSEDLKEEERAQVVLVYAEKLTGPIQFETSQFNICQAVDPGVTDKNPLRKPEILSLHLAKDPMNNLQQAQDLSSKRNDVSIVVDVPEGKHVLYAVVKFNSFAQVINGAPGASGSILNHMDKKAVENYLNRMSNTMENRIGALSNYLRALFSDSMELEGCNWTHDFAAEFQKRCGYDLMPYLPFIMFKVGRLGAVVDENYGAEKSDEVKEILNRIRFDFEYVKACLLRERFTETYLAWCKGLNVKSRAQAYGRGFFPLETSLGYDIPEGESWTTNYLRHKLGEEMSDEDYRRGRGYTMINKYVSSAAHLTGKRVVSCEEMTNTYLVFNATLELLKLGSDQSLLSGITHSIWHGFNYSPKQAPFPGWIQYGSYYSEKNNWWPYFKYLNTYKARLSSQLQHADMYTDMAILPANYDLWAEKGVQTDPFPERLNVPYTSLLWEAIHKTGGAADYVTELILKDAKVEHGKIKFGKKAYGILFLPGVKSLDVETAKKLYEFVKQGGKLICIETTPSKSLGFKNMQARDLEVQAWMDKIKNLGSNFIFVEKPTDNKFLEWYQSFHQTNKLPKYVRISEPNRFFMQNRYIRDDQSEFFFFQNAHRFNSHKTRIDFLSGIGKGKQAWIWDADTGERCKLKLDSANGFEHNFGPTESLLVVFDKAKEGTWYQAPKLDGSNKQTLNEQWELELNHGQENTSKKQQLAKLVDMKLDDELRDFSGTVIYRKKVTINDPKNQTLNLGQVFGISDLFINGQAVGVKWFGRRIYDISKYLKVGSNDIEIRVTTTMGNFMKTLKDNENAQYWVNRPGREQEIQSMGIVGPVEIYN; translated from the coding sequence ATGATGAATCGAAGATCTTTTATACGCAACACCTCCATGTTAGGTGCTGGATTAGCATTAGCAAATTTGGAGCAATCCTTTGCTAACTCAGCCAATTTAGCAAAAGAGGATTGGTATAGCCTTTTCAAAAACCCTAGTATGCATTATCGTCCATTTGTTCGATGGTGGTGGAATGGGGATAAAGTTGAAAAAGGCGAATTGTCCCGTCAACTACGTCTCTTAAAGGATGCTGGAATTGGCGGAGTAGAAATCAACCCGATTTCTTTTCCGAAACGTGCAGATGATATGGGAATCCCATCTGTCAAGTGGTTGAGCAATGAATGGATGGATTTAGTTAAGCATGCTGCAGACGATGCGAAATCTTTAGATATGACGAGTGATTTAATCGTCGGCTCAGGCTGGCCATTTGGCTCGGAAGATCTTAAAGAAGAGGAACGCGCACAAGTTGTGCTAGTCTATGCTGAAAAGTTAACTGGCCCTATACAGTTTGAAACTTCACAGTTTAATATCTGTCAGGCAGTAGATCCGGGAGTTACGGATAAAAACCCGTTAAGAAAGCCGGAGATCCTCTCTTTACATTTAGCGAAAGATCCGATGAATAACTTGCAGCAAGCGCAAGATTTATCGTCGAAAAGAAATGATGTCAGCATCGTGGTTGATGTGCCAGAAGGAAAGCACGTACTATATGCTGTAGTTAAATTCAATTCTTTTGCACAGGTAATCAATGGGGCGCCAGGTGCATCAGGTTCAATTTTAAACCACATGGATAAAAAGGCGGTTGAAAATTACCTGAATAGAATGTCCAATACAATGGAAAATAGAATCGGTGCCTTGTCAAATTATTTGCGCGCCTTATTTTCTGATAGTATGGAATTGGAGGGGTGTAATTGGACACATGATTTTGCTGCAGAATTCCAAAAAAGATGTGGATATGACTTAATGCCTTATCTACCATTCATCATGTTCAAAGTTGGTAGACTAGGAGCTGTTGTAGATGAAAATTACGGAGCCGAGAAATCGGACGAAGTAAAAGAGATACTAAACCGAATAAGATTTGATTTTGAATATGTTAAAGCGTGTTTGTTGCGCGAACGATTTACAGAAACATATCTAGCTTGGTGTAAAGGGTTAAATGTAAAATCTAGAGCGCAGGCTTATGGTAGAGGATTCTTTCCGTTAGAGACGTCGCTTGGCTATGATATACCGGAGGGTGAATCTTGGACAACAAACTACCTTCGTCATAAATTAGGTGAGGAAATGTCGGATGAAGACTATCGACGTGGTAGAGGGTATACGATGATCAACAAATATGTTTCTTCTGCGGCTCATTTAACAGGTAAGCGGGTTGTAAGTTGTGAGGAGATGACCAATACCTATTTAGTATTCAACGCGACCTTAGAACTGCTTAAATTAGGTTCTGATCAAAGCTTATTATCGGGGATTACGCATTCCATTTGGCACGGGTTTAATTACTCGCCGAAACAGGCGCCATTTCCAGGTTGGATACAGTATGGTTCGTATTACTCGGAGAAAAACAACTGGTGGCCATATTTCAAGTACTTAAATACTTATAAAGCGCGCCTATCGTCGCAGTTACAGCACGCCGATATGTATACTGACATGGCTATATTACCTGCCAATTACGATTTATGGGCAGAAAAAGGCGTACAAACTGACCCATTTCCAGAACGTTTAAACGTACCATATACTTCACTCTTATGGGAAGCTATCCATAAGACAGGGGGTGCAGCAGATTATGTGACTGAATTAATCTTGAAAGATGCCAAAGTAGAGCATGGCAAGATTAAGTTTGGAAAGAAAGCATATGGTATCTTATTCCTTCCGGGAGTTAAGAGTTTAGATGTGGAAACAGCGAAAAAACTGTATGAATTCGTGAAACAAGGCGGTAAATTAATTTGCATTGAGACTACGCCTTCAAAGAGTTTAGGGTTTAAGAACATGCAAGCGCGTGATTTAGAAGTTCAAGCTTGGATGGATAAAATCAAGAATCTTGGCTCAAACTTTATATTCGTAGAGAAGCCAACTGATAATAAATTCCTCGAATGGTACCAAAGCTTCCATCAAACGAATAAGCTTCCAAAATATGTAAGAATTAGTGAGCCAAATCGCTTTTTTATGCAGAATAGATATATCCGTGATGATCAATCGGAGTTCTTCTTTTTCCAAAATGCGCATCGTTTCAACAGTCATAAGACTCGTATAGATTTCCTGTCAGGGATTGGGAAAGGAAAGCAAGCTTGGATTTGGGATGCCGATACGGGCGAGCGATGCAAATTGAAATTAGACTCGGCTAACGGGTTTGAACATAACTTCGGTCCAACGGAATCGCTTTTAGTTGTATTCGATAAAGCGAAAGAAGGCACATGGTATCAGGCGCCAAAACTTGATGGTTCGAATAAGCAAACCCTTAACGAACAATGGGAACTAGAATTGAATCATGGTCAAGAAAATACAAGTAAAAAGCAACAGCTAGCGAAGTTAGTTGATATGAAATTGGATGATGAACTACGTGATTTTTCAGGCACAGTAATTTATCGGAAGAAAGTAACGATTAATGATCCTAAAAATCAAACGTTGAACCTAGGTCAAGTATTTGGAATCTCTGACTTATTTATCAACGGACAAGCTGTCGGCGTTAAATGGTTTGGACGTCGTATCTATGATATCAGCAAGTATTTAAAAGTCGGAAGTAACGATATTGAAATACGCGTAACGACCACAATGGGGAACTTTATGAAAACCCTAAAAGACAATGAGAATGCGCAATACTGGGTAAACAGACCCGGAAGAGAACAAGAAATTCAGTCCATGGGTATCGTTGGACCAGTAGAAATATATAACTAA
- a CDS encoding glycoside hydrolase family 28 protein — translation MKNLKIYFTLLLCAICSFGLVQAKDYNASYFGIKSNGTTLNTTSIQRAIDFISENGGGTLKFYVGRYLTGTIHMKSNVTIHLEEGAVLLGSTNINDYNVGTPNNALIYGKGVNNVGITGKGVIDGQGKEVAYNLMDYIHKGIIKDPLDYDRPRSNRPKAIYLRECNQVTVKHVTVKNAADWVQTYDQCEDVLIDSITVDSKVFWNNDGIDIVDCKNLKLLNSYIDASDDAICLKSHDASKMNENIEIRNCVARSSANGIKFGTVSAGGYKNIRIINNRVYDTFRSAFTIATPDGGKVENVLVDSLYAYNTGNAIYLRIGARWNKGRQGSIDGVVMQNIYIEVPADKPDAGYAFEGPVEDNPRNISPASIIGLKGQPVKNVVLKNVEIVYPGGSNPNYAFRGTSAKELDSIPEMEAAYPEFSQFKELPAWAFYLRHVEGVTFENVKFTAKDKEYRPAVVMDDVKNAELKNVQYIEPNKKGKKQLVLYKSTLKK, via the coding sequence ATGAAGAATCTAAAAATATATTTTACCTTATTGCTATGTGCGATTTGCAGCTTTGGACTCGTACAAGCAAAAGATTATAATGCCTCTTATTTTGGCATTAAATCAAACGGGACTACCCTAAATACAACATCGATCCAACGAGCTATCGACTTTATTAGCGAAAATGGTGGTGGTACATTAAAATTTTATGTTGGAAGATATCTAACAGGAACTATTCACATGAAGTCTAACGTGACGATTCACTTAGAAGAAGGTGCAGTACTATTAGGCTCAACAAATATTAACGATTATAACGTAGGAACCCCTAATAATGCTTTAATCTATGGAAAAGGTGTAAACAATGTAGGTATCACCGGAAAAGGTGTGATTGACGGTCAGGGGAAAGAAGTTGCTTATAATTTAATGGATTATATCCACAAAGGAATTATCAAGGATCCCTTGGATTATGATAGACCTAGAAGCAACCGCCCGAAGGCTATTTATTTACGCGAGTGTAATCAAGTAACAGTTAAACATGTGACGGTTAAAAACGCAGCCGATTGGGTGCAGACGTATGACCAATGTGAAGATGTTTTGATTGACAGCATTACTGTTGACAGTAAAGTATTCTGGAATAATGATGGTATTGATATCGTCGACTGTAAGAACTTGAAGTTATTAAATTCCTATATTGATGCTTCGGATGATGCTATTTGTTTGAAATCGCATGATGCCAGCAAAATGAACGAGAATATTGAGATTAGAAACTGCGTTGCACGATCTAGCGCTAACGGTATCAAATTCGGTACAGTATCAGCAGGTGGATATAAAAATATCCGCATCATCAATAATCGCGTTTATGATACTTTCCGTTCTGCTTTTACAATTGCTACGCCTGACGGAGGTAAAGTTGAAAATGTATTAGTGGATAGTCTTTATGCGTACAATACAGGAAATGCAATCTATTTACGAATTGGCGCAAGGTGGAATAAAGGAAGACAAGGTAGTATCGATGGCGTGGTTATGCAGAATATCTATATAGAGGTTCCTGCAGATAAACCAGATGCTGGTTACGCTTTTGAAGGTCCAGTAGAGGATAACCCTAGAAATATTTCACCCGCGAGTATCATCGGTTTAAAAGGTCAGCCTGTGAAGAATGTCGTGTTAAAGAATGTGGAGATAGTTTATCCTGGCGGCTCGAATCCGAATTATGCCTTTAGAGGAACCTCCGCTAAGGAATTAGATAGCATTCCTGAAATGGAAGCAGCTTACCCAGAATTCTCCCAGTTTAAAGAATTACCAGCATGGGCATTTTATCTAAGACACGTTGAAGGCGTGACTTTTGAAAACGTAAAGTTTACTGCGAAAGATAAAGAATACCGTCCTGCAGTCGTAATGGACGACGTTAAGAATGCAGAACTGAAAAATGTACAGTACATTGAACCCAATAAAAAAGGGAAAAAACAGCTAGTTTTATACAAGTCGACACTGAAGAAATAA